A genomic stretch from Setaria italica strain Yugu1 chromosome VII, Setaria_italica_v2.0, whole genome shotgun sequence includes:
- the LOC101776693 gene encoding oryzain alpha chain — translation MGTPSTTSLAAAALLLLVSLAAAADMSIVSYGERSEEETRRMYAEWMATHGRTYNAIGEEERRYQVFKDNLRYIDAHNAAADAGVHSFRLGLNRFADLTVEEYRDTYLGVMTKPQRERKLSARYLTGENEELPESVDWRAKGAVAEVKDQGSCGSCWAFSTIAAVEGINQIVTGDLISLSEQELVDCDTSYNQGCNGGLMDYAFQFIINNGGIDTEEDYPYKAKDNRCDVNRKNAKVVTIDSYEDVPVNSEKSLQKAVAHQPVSVAIEASGRAFQLYSSGIFTGTCGTALDHGVTAVGYGTENGKDYWIVKNSWGGSWGEKGYIRMERNVKSSSGKCGIAVEPSYPLKKGANPPNPGPTPPSPTPPPTVCDNYYSCPESTTCCCIYEYGKYCFAWGCCPLEGATCCDDHYSCCPHDYPVCNVQQGTCLTSKDSPLSVKALKRTLAKPHWAFSGNSADGMKSSA, via the exons ATGGGTACCCCCTCCACGACgtcgctcgcggcggcggcgctgctgctgctggtgtcgctggccgcggcggcggacatGTCGATCGTGTCCTACGGGGAGCGCAGCGAGGAGGAGACGCGGCGGATGTACGCGGAGTGGATGGCCACGCACGGCAGGACGTACAACGCCAtcggggaggaggagcgccggTACCAGGTGTTCAAGGACAACCTCCGCTACATCGACGCCcacaacgccgccgccgacgcgggcGTCCACTCCTTCCGCCTGGGGCTCAACCGCTTCGCCGACCTCACCGTCGAGGAGTACCGCGATACCTACCTCGGCGTCATGACCAAGCCgcagagggagaggaagctCAGCGCCAGGTACCTCACCGGAGAAAACGAGGAGCTGCCGGAATCCGTCGACTGGAGGGCCAAGGGCGCCGTCGCAGAGGTCAAGGACCAGGGCAGCTGCG GGAGTTGCTGGGCTTTCTCAACAATAGCAGCTGTGGAGGGCATCAACCAGATTGTTACGGGCGACCTGATCTCCTTGTCTGAGCAGGAGCTTGTTGACTGTGACACTTCATACAACCAGGGGTGCAATGGAGGTCTGATGGACTATGCTTTTCAGTTCATCATCAACAATGGTGGAATCGACACAGAGGAGGACTACCCTTACAAGGCCAAGGACAACCGGTGTGACGTCAACAGG aaaaatgcaaaggttgttaCGATCGACAGCTATGAAGATGTACCGGTGAACAGCGAGAAGAGTCTGCAGAAGGCCGTTGCACACCAGCCCGTCAGTGTTGCAATTGAGGCTAGTGGCAGAGCATTCCAGCTCTACAGCTCG GGTATCTTCACCGGAACCTGCGGAACAGCGCTAGACCACGGTGTCACAGCCGTCGGCTACGGTACAGAGAACGGCAAGGACTACTGGATCGTGAAGAACTCGTGGGGCGGCAGCTGGGGCGAGAAAGGCTACATCCGGATGGAGCGCAACGTCAAGTCGTCCAGCGGCAAGTGCGGCATCGCCGTGGAGCCCTCGTACCCTCTGAAGAAGGGCGCCAACCCCCCGAACCCcggcccgacgccgccgtcccccaccccgccgccgaccgTCTGCGACAACTACTACTCGTGCCCGGAGagcaccacctgctgctgcatctaCGAGTACGGCAAGTACTGCTTCGCCTGGGGTTGCTGCCCGCTCGAGGGCGCCACCTGCTGCGATGACCACTACAGCTGCTGCCCCCATGACTACCCCGTCTGCAACGTACAGCAGGGAACCTGCCTCACG AGCAAGGACAGCCCACTGTCAGTGAAGGCTCTGAAGCGCACCCTGGCCAAGCCGCACTGGGCTTTCTCTGGCAACTCAGCTGACGGCATGAAGAGCAGCGCGTGA